In Endozoicomonas sp. GU-1, one DNA window encodes the following:
- the sctE gene encoding type III secretion system translocon subunit SctE: MVGLDSGNESWWRVCRGGGASAAATAASATSQGTAAAAGGASSAATVTASATTTAATATAKTAKMAAITTRCTQAARLTGGAAMIADGSVNVHITNLNYDADMLRAEAKELYAWMLANQHAIDNITEDIQKVIEDMQQVWQVMTSMMKDNHDTMTKLNSSLKG; the protein is encoded by the coding sequence CTGGTCGGCCTTGATTCTGGTAATGAGTCTTGGTGGCGCGTTTGCCGGGGGGGGGGGGCCAGTGCTGCGGCTACAGCAGCGAGTGCGACTTCCCAGGGTACCGCTGCGGCGGCGGGTGGTGCATCCAGTGCCGCGACAGTCACAGCCTCGGCAACAACGACGGCGGCAACAGCGACAGCCAAGACAGCCAAGATGGCAGCGATCACCACTCGCTGTACCCAGGCTGCCAGACTTACTGGTGGGGCTGCCATGATTGCTGATGGTTCGGTCAATGTCCACATTACCAACCTGAATTATGACGCAGATATGTTAAGAGCCGAGGCGAAAGAGCTGTATGCCTGGATGCTGGCCAATCAGCATGCCATCGATAACATAACTGAGGATATACAAAAGGTTATCGAGGATATGCAGCAGGTATGGCAAGTCATGACCAGCATGATGAAAGACAACCACGATACGATGACCAAGCTCAATAGCTCTCTCAAAGGATAA
- a CDS encoding TyeA family type III secretion system gatekeeper subunit yields the protein MGNPLGGIQASAAVQQMQAPGAAGESAAGKAGKLSTGQGVEASNKSSMLSTADAAEELTSLLAKFKNPKDFKADKGKSASARQLELIEKIKNVEEVPETQDFKRRFPKESKEDYRQEDYLKGAKEEFKDPYHQYLALYEIAVDFKADPDALPKDEIFKAIEALENEHPQYIEIGREISNAAGKLAEDYHPGKTPDEVRSQLYGHVKDHKSLGAAFKDLTNNQGGVDADPDNNQVATGFENSVDRRLRVLSGELNSMTSKTEDTHLRSVINDMTTLKRLVGIHDCCMETQGEMRRPPVSIGQFDGQKYMTNVLDLLDQQFVSGSDFTSLIKKMGLSEQPVEVRTAFMNKTATLIREIPEEIFANEQIKESLSQAILEVQDNLVLEEEGSVKTDENYGKGGETEVSEDALKGFLGSNSIIDDLGREFKGAQEPDNPFMASTGVPTLGAGTMQPEPAAQGETSTTATKATVDPATATSPEVTAKGGANGASEVTAKGSFDGLSDQELIQKQDELLDKARGLHQRKDTNFVFDCSLTALQHAEENGVDIIDALKDVASQRGKAFAKDLKVAITPEGEGKELQLIPPDTKALGEWVKTHPGQSVNDLVRTAMEVLKEDRGPDLDLEQLENNLASLKSTIAEIDSKIKKRPSKSFRDSVSPHLKEGPFSARLKSFFKHPFDPISEPKTRPLGTDIFDRMEYSHTFSIRAEEKSLSVESSWDESDGQDAAEGMQVEATLDATGNQEVDDGMTVEATFETDNASVPSTPARGTAAFIAAKVQGQVEGESYGDIGDVLKDIQSMAGDKAQLEQLLGYMEQAKESQIEIPLLGGNETKIETYIQSLVDLQGAPRMNPGGYEPPAGEVKS from the coding sequence ATGGGTAATCCACTTGGAGGAATACAAGCCTCAGCAGCGGTGCAGCAGATGCAGGCTCCCGGTGCGGCTGGCGAGAGCGCAGCTGGCAAGGCTGGGAAACTGTCAACCGGGCAGGGGGTAGAAGCCTCCAATAAATCATCGATGCTTTCCACTGCCGATGCTGCGGAAGAACTCACCAGTTTGTTGGCTAAGTTCAAGAATCCAAAAGACTTTAAAGCAGATAAGGGTAAATCGGCAAGTGCGCGGCAGCTTGAATTAATTGAAAAAATCAAGAATGTTGAAGAAGTTCCTGAAACACAGGATTTCAAAAGACGATTTCCTAAAGAATCAAAAGAGGATTATCGACAAGAAGACTATCTTAAAGGGGCAAAAGAGGAGTTCAAGGACCCTTACCACCAGTATCTTGCGCTTTATGAGATCGCTGTTGATTTTAAAGCCGATCCTGACGCCCTGCCTAAAGATGAAATTTTTAAAGCCATTGAAGCGCTTGAAAATGAGCATCCTCAATATATTGAGATTGGCAGAGAGATCTCAAACGCTGCTGGTAAACTGGCCGAGGACTACCATCCCGGTAAAACCCCGGATGAAGTTCGTTCGCAGCTATATGGTCATGTCAAGGATCATAAATCCCTCGGCGCAGCATTTAAAGACCTGACTAATAACCAGGGTGGGGTGGATGCAGATCCGGACAATAACCAGGTGGCGACTGGTTTTGAGAACTCAGTCGATAGAAGACTCAGGGTTTTGAGTGGCGAGTTGAATTCCATGACCTCCAAAACAGAAGACACCCACCTGCGCTCAGTGATTAATGATATGACGACCTTGAAAAGGCTGGTGGGTATCCATGATTGCTGTATGGAAACACAAGGGGAGATGAGAAGGCCACCGGTTAGTATTGGGCAATTTGATGGTCAGAAATATATGACCAATGTTCTGGATTTGTTGGATCAACAGTTTGTTTCAGGAAGTGACTTTACCAGTTTAATTAAGAAAATGGGGCTGAGTGAGCAGCCCGTTGAAGTCAGAACGGCCTTCATGAATAAGACTGCGACCTTGATTCGTGAGATTCCGGAAGAAATTTTTGCCAATGAACAAATTAAAGAAAGCCTGAGTCAAGCAATCCTGGAAGTACAGGATAATCTGGTTTTGGAAGAAGAAGGTTCTGTGAAGACGGATGAAAATTATGGCAAGGGTGGAGAAACTGAAGTCTCGGAAGATGCGTTAAAAGGTTTTCTTGGTTCAAACAGTATTATTGATGATTTGGGTCGTGAATTCAAAGGGGCTCAGGAACCAGATAATCCGTTTATGGCATCCACTGGTGTTCCCACTCTTGGAGCTGGAACGATGCAGCCTGAGCCTGCGGCACAGGGTGAAACGTCAACGACAGCAACTAAAGCCACCGTTGACCCGGCAACAGCCACCTCTCCTGAGGTGACTGCCAAAGGAGGTGCCAATGGGGCATCCGAGGTGACGGCAAAGGGCAGCTTTGATGGGCTTTCCGATCAAGAGCTCATACAGAAACAGGATGAGTTACTGGATAAGGCCCGGGGTTTGCATCAACGCAAGGATACCAACTTTGTTTTTGACTGCTCATTAACTGCATTGCAGCATGCAGAAGAGAATGGTGTTGATATTATTGATGCGCTGAAAGATGTCGCCAGCCAACGGGGTAAAGCCTTTGCCAAAGATCTTAAAGTGGCTATTACCCCCGAAGGGGAGGGCAAAGAACTGCAGCTTATTCCGCCAGATACCAAAGCGCTGGGAGAGTGGGTGAAAACTCATCCTGGTCAAAGTGTGAATGATCTGGTTCGTACGGCAATGGAAGTATTGAAAGAGGATCGTGGTCCGGATTTAGATCTTGAGCAGTTAGAAAACAATCTTGCCAGCCTTAAATCAACCATTGCTGAAATAGATTCGAAAATAAAGAAAAGGCCATCTAAATCCTTTAGAGACAGTGTGTCTCCTCACCTCAAAGAAGGTCCCTTCAGTGCTCGTTTGAAGTCGTTCTTTAAGCATCCGTTTGACCCAATTAGTGAGCCGAAAACACGTCCGCTGGGTACTGATATCTTTGACCGGATGGAATACTCCCACACGTTCAGCATCAGGGCTGAGGAGAAAAGCCTGTCTGTTGAGTCAAGCTGGGATGAGTCTGACGGTCAGGATGCCGCGGAGGGTATGCAGGTCGAGGCAACCCTGGATGCAACGGGAAATCAGGAGGTAGATGATGGAATGACGGTTGAAGCAACATTTGAGACTGACAATGCTTCAGTTCCGTCAACTCCTGCCAGGGGAACCGCAGCGTTTATTGCCGCTAAGGTTCAAGGGCAAGTAGAAGGGGAATCATATGGTGATATCGGTGATGTCCTTAAAGATATCCAGTCAATGGCTGGGGACAAGGCTCAGTTAGAACAGTTACTTGGTTATATGGAGCAGGCAAAAGAATCGCAAATTGAAATACCTCTACTGGGTGGTAATGAAACAAAGATCGAGACGTACATCCAGTCACTGGTTGATCTTCAGGGGGCTCCGCGGATGAATCCGGGAGGATATGAACCACCAGCGGGTGAAGTGAAAAGTTAA
- the ppa gene encoding inorganic diphosphatase: protein MSYSSVPAGKSLPEDIYVIIEIPANASPIKYEVDKDMDAILVDRFMATPMFYPANYGYINQTLADDGDPLDVLVVTPYPVIPGSVIRCRTVGMLNMSDESGRDEKLIAVPHDKLSTLYKNVKEYTDLPALLLQQIEHFFENYKDLEPGKWVKIDGWEGSEAALEVIKKSAANYKG from the coding sequence ATGAGCTACTCATCTGTTCCTGCTGGTAAAAGTCTGCCAGAAGACATCTACGTCATTATCGAAATCCCTGCCAATGCTTCGCCAATCAAGTACGAAGTTGACAAGGATATGGATGCCATCCTGGTTGACCGCTTTATGGCAACCCCAATGTTCTACCCAGCCAACTACGGTTACATCAACCAGACCCTGGCTGACGATGGCGACCCTCTTGACGTTCTGGTAGTAACACCTTACCCGGTTATCCCGGGCTCAGTTATTCGCTGCCGTACTGTCGGCATGCTGAACATGTCTGACGAAAGTGGCCGTGACGAGAAGCTGATTGCCGTTCCTCACGACAAACTCTCCACGCTCTACAAAAACGTTAAAGAATACACAGATCTGCCAGCCCTGCTGCTCCAGCAGATTGAACACTTCTTTGAAAACTATAAAGATCTTGAGCCTGGCAAGTGGGTCAAGATTGATGGCTGGGAAGGTTCCGAAGCGGCCCTGGAAGTCATCAAGAAGTCTGCCGCCAACTATAAAGGCTGA
- a CDS encoding SycD/LcrH family type III secretion system chaperone translates to MNSEDLNYEGAELEDKLMNFFGEGGTFKDLKNLSDDAMEAIYSVAYNLYQGGKYEEATKVFQFLCFYDHFNRKYFLGLGACQQMQKQYDSAIEIFSFATLLDSDDPRPMMYIGDCHLAKGDREKAQTSYETCIDWAGDSSEYAKDLERAKNMLENLK, encoded by the coding sequence GTGAATAGTGAAGATCTGAATTATGAAGGTGCAGAACTTGAAGACAAGCTCATGAATTTCTTCGGTGAGGGGGGAACCTTCAAAGATTTGAAAAACTTGAGTGATGATGCCATGGAAGCAATATACTCAGTTGCCTACAATCTTTATCAGGGTGGAAAGTACGAAGAAGCAACGAAAGTTTTTCAATTCTTGTGTTTTTACGACCATTTCAATCGTAAATACTTTCTTGGATTAGGTGCCTGTCAACAAATGCAGAAACAATACGACAGCGCCATCGAGATCTTCTCATTTGCTACTCTTCTGGATTCTGATGATCCCCGACCAATGATGTATATCGGCGATTGTCATTTAGCGAAAGGCGACAGGGAAAAGGCTCAGACTTCTTATGAGACTTGCATTGATTGGGCCGGTGATAGCTCGGAATATGCCAAGGATCTGGAACGTGCCAAAAATATGCTGGAAAATCTAAAATAG